The following is a genomic window from Syntrophorhabdales bacterium.
CGCTTTTCCACCTTCTCCACATAGACATTCACGATCCTCTGGTTATACTGATCGAAGGCGAGAGGGCCCGACGGCGTCTCGATTTTGGGAGCGACCTTCTTGATGGTCTCAGCTACCTGCGCGGTAGCGTCAAGGTTACCCTTCAAGGCATCCGCTGCTGCAGCGATACACTGGGCAGAGACGTAGCCGAATTCGCTATACCTGGATGGGACCTCACCCCACTTTGTCTGATACGCCTTCACGAAGGCATTGTTCTCGGGGGTGTCTATCGTCCAGGCATAGTGACAGCTCGTGATGATGCCAAGAGCGGCGTCCCCCATACTGGGCAGGTAGGGATCGTCGGCTATCACACCGTATCCATAAAGAGGAAGCCGTTTCTTCAAGCCGAATTCCTGATACTGCTGTACGAAACGGACCGCATCCGTACCCGCGTACCATGCGTACACAGCGTCCGCCCCTTTGATGTCTATCGCGGTGAGGAACGAGGCGAAATCCATGGTGCCCAATTTTGGGTAGACCTCTTTGATGATTTTTCCACCAGCCTCTTCAAATCCGGCTTTGAAGGCTTCTACGCTGTGGTGTCCCGCTGAAAAATCAGAGGCTGTAATGACAATATTGCGATACGGCGTACTCTTGTACATCCACTTGCCCATCGAGTAGTTGGTCTGATCGGTCGTCTCGACCACGCGGAATATATTGGGGCTCCACTTCTGGGGTGAGGTTAATTCCCTGGTAAAGGCAACGGGATTGATTTGAATAACCTTCTGGCCCCGGAGATAGTCATGGATCGCGAGAGCCACAGCACTGCTCACAGGGCCCACGACAAAATCCACCTTATACTGCTCCACGAGCCGCTTGACCTTGGTCAACCCCACCGTTGGGTTATTCTCATCGTCCTCTTTTATCACCTGAATGGGCCGACCACCCGCCTTCTGCCCTATCTGAGCGAAGTAAAGCTCCACACCGTCACTGACACCTTTTGCCTGAAGAGGCATGGTGCCGGTGTAGGGAAGGAGGAGGCCGACTTTGATAGGTGGCCTTTCCGCTGTCTGCGCCACTCCGCCGCACGCCAGAGTAACTGCCAGTACCAATCCCCATATCAATATGCATCTCCCCTTGCTGAACATGTAACGTTCCTCCTTTTTTGAAATATGTAGATGATAGATGTGCGCCTTTGCCACTGTCAACTCTTTTCTGCCGCCCGGAGCCGAGCAGGAGGGAAAGAGTGTTCCGGCATATAGCATCGCTCAAGCATGCTTCTGCAGCGTTAATGAGAAGTCGCCTTTGCTGACGTGCACGTAACTGAGCTCTTCCTTTCGCAGCAGTTCCTGGATAATCATCACCAGTGGATTGGCAGACGTAAGGTATTCTCTCGGAGGTCCCGCAGCGCGCATGGCTTGTATCTCCTTTTCCTCCTGGACGATGAACCTGAGTATCAGCTCGTCGTCAGACATGCCAGAGCCGCCAAGTTTCTGCCGCAGTTGGTCTATCGTCGGCTGCGGGGGTACGAAGGTGGCGAGTTCCTTCGCTCGGGTGAGATTCAATATTCTATCCTTAATGTTCGGCTTCACCTCGGAGCTTGCTTCCTGTCCCCAGAACCCGAGGCAATACATGATTATCTCCTCCGTGACCTGCTTGTATCTTTCACCGGTCATGATGTTTATTGCGGCCTGGCTCGCGACGAACTGCGAAAAGGGTGTGACCATGATCGGATACCCGAGGTCCTCTTTTACCTGCACAATCTCCTCGAGAACCTTGTTGAGCCTATCCTGCATGCGCATCTGCGTGAGTTGATGCTTGAGATTGGAGATCACACCGCCGGGCACCTGGTGGATGTACTGGTACTCGTCATATTCGAGGGGAACGCCGATCGGCA
Proteins encoded in this region:
- a CDS encoding penicillin-binding protein activator, whose product is MLYAGTLFPSCSAPGGRKELTVAKAHIYHLHISKKEERYMFSKGRCILIWGLVLAVTLACGGVAQTAERPPIKVGLLLPYTGTMPLQAKGVSDGVELYFAQIGQKAGGRPIQVIKEDDENNPTVGLTKVKRLVEQYKVDFVVGPVSSAVALAIHDYLRGQKVIQINPVAFTRELTSPQKWSPNIFRVVETTDQTNYSMGKWMYKSTPYRNIVITASDFSAGHHSVEAFKAGFEEAGGKIIKEVYPKLGTMDFASFLTAIDIKGADAVYAWYAGTDAVRFVQQYQEFGLKKRLPLYGYGVIADDPYLPSMGDAALGIITSCHYAWTIDTPENNAFVKAYQTKWGEVPSRYSEFGYVSAQCIAAAADALKGNLDATAQVAETIKKVAPKIETPSGPLAFDQYNQRIVNVYVEKVEKRDGKLVNVVIDKIGKVAQTDAWKWWNK